The segment ACTTTTTCCTCGAGCCGGTTATCCGGTTCTTCTTTCCTTCGATATCGCATCGAAGACTCGTGATGATTCACAATCTCTTGCGCAAAGCTGCGCATGTTACAGAGTACTTTGCCATCGGCTTGCTCCTCTTCCGCGCATTCCGAAGCGGCTCAACCGACCGGCGTTACCTGCGCTGGGCCTTGTCTTCGATAGTGGTCATCGTGTTCCTGGCCGCTGGGGACG is part of the Ignavibacteriales bacterium genome and harbors:
- a CDS encoding VanZ family protein, whose translation is MKFLKYWSPVLLCIGFIYWMSTGMFSAHNTYFFLEPVIRFFFPSISHRRLVMIHNLLRKAAHVTEYFAIGLLLFRAFRSGSTDRRYLRWALSSIVVIVFLAAGDEYHQSGIATRTGSLADIGIDTTGGTLAQCASVLWNYRRRKDS